From a single Deltaproteobacteria bacterium genomic region:
- a CDS encoding transposase yields the protein MSIPNAKTYHYQRHEPEKTTLYKLIQANWLSFQKQVEHDLGYPLPDFVIKEFEAYLRCGILAHGFLRAQCTICHHEMLVAFSCKKRGFCPSCGARRMAETAVHLVDCVLPHKNIRQWVLTFPIPIRLCLAVRHKVMARALEIAHLVISQYYRNKAGLGARNSKSSAVTLIQRFGGSLNLNIHFHQLFVDGCYELSAKGEPIDFWVATPPTVKEIEEVLTKIIVKLTKYLEREKIIIKDDSDGGFQIPIPDEDTLSKLQATSVTYRFATGKSKGKKALVLKSVTDNDHTATKGLVAKNSGFSLHAGVATKAHERDRLEKICRYIARPAVAEERLSTDDVGNVIYKFKKNWDDGTTALKLTPMELMERLVALVPRPRVHLTRYHGVLGPHYKYRKQIVPKPPELNLVQDNQTAAVPNKIELKKKNIPWARLLARVFNVDVETCSKCGGKMKIIAAIEDPKVIRKILEHMGLPTKPPPLYPARGPPKQQHHFEDDFAQQYFEMNPHEHEVLTSSVGNFDNFNQSAD from the coding sequence TCACTACCAACGCCACGAACCCGAAAAAACTACACTCTACAAACTGATCCAAGCCAACTGGCTGTCATTCCAAAAACAAGTCGAACACGATCTGGGGTATCCATTACCAGACTTCGTGATCAAAGAGTTCGAAGCGTATTTACGCTGTGGGATTTTGGCTCATGGGTTCTTGCGGGCCCAGTGTACCATTTGCCACCACGAGATGTTGGTAGCGTTTAGCTGCAAAAAAAGAGGCTTCTGTCCATCATGCGGAGCCCGGCGGATGGCAGAAACAGCGGTTCACTTAGTCGATTGCGTATTGCCACACAAAAACATCAGGCAGTGGGTGCTGACATTCCCGATTCCGATCAGACTGTGCTTAGCTGTTAGACACAAGGTCATGGCAAGAGCCCTAGAGATTGCGCATCTGGTGATTAGCCAGTATTACCGCAACAAAGCAGGGCTCGGGGCAAGGAACTCCAAATCAAGCGCAGTCACTCTGATCCAACGCTTTGGAGGAAGTCTGAACTTGAACATCCACTTTCATCAACTCTTTGTTGATGGCTGCTATGAACTCAGTGCCAAAGGTGAACCCATCGACTTCTGGGTGGCCACACCACCAACAGTTAAAGAGATCGAGGAAGTACTTACAAAAATCATCGTTAAGCTCACTAAATACCTAGAGCGAGAAAAAATCATTATCAAAGATGACAGCGATGGTGGCTTCCAAATACCGATTCCAGATGAAGATACACTCTCTAAACTACAAGCCACTTCTGTGACCTACAGATTTGCCACAGGCAAAAGTAAAGGCAAAAAAGCACTGGTTCTAAAGTCTGTCACCGATAACGATCACACCGCCACCAAGGGCCTTGTGGCGAAGAACTCTGGATTTTCACTGCATGCAGGTGTAGCCACCAAAGCCCATGAGCGTGATCGTTTAGAAAAGATTTGCAGATACATTGCGCGTCCGGCTGTAGCCGAGGAGCGCTTATCAACTGATGATGTCGGTAATGTGATCTACAAGTTCAAAAAAAACTGGGACGATGGCACCACAGCTCTGAAGTTAACACCGATGGAGCTGATGGAGCGACTTGTGGCACTGGTTCCAAGACCCAGAGTGCATCTGACTCGTTATCATGGAGTACTTGGACCCCACTACAAATACCGAAAACAAATAGTACCAAAACCTCCAGAACTAAACCTGGTTCAAGATAACCAAACAGCAGCAGTGCCAAATAAAATAGAGCTAAAAAAGAAGAACATTCCCTGGGCACGGCTACTTGCAAGGGTTTTCAATGTGGACGTAGAAACTTGTTCTAAATGCGGCGGTAAAATGAAAATCATTGCTGCCATCGAGGATCCAAAAGTAATTCGAAAAATCCTTGAGCACATGGGGCTACCAACAAAACCGCCACCGCTATATCCAGCAAGGGGACCACCAAAGCAACAGCATCATTTCGAAGATGACTTTGCTCAACAGTACTTCGAGATGAACCCACACGAGCATGAAGTGCTAACTAGCTCGGTGGGGAACTTCGACAATTTTAATCAATCGGCAGACTAA